The Thermoclostridium stercorarium subsp. stercorarium DSM 8532 genome contains a region encoding:
- the purE gene encoding 5-(carboxyamino)imidazole ribonucleotide mutase, translating to MLNRPKVAIVMGSDSDFPIIEKSLKILDEFGIETKVTVTSAHRTPEITAQFAKEAEEKGFEVIIAAAGKAAHLPGVIAAYTTLPVIGLPIQSSALDGLDALLSIVQMPAGVPVATVAINGSENAALLAVQILSVKYPELREKMRLYREKMKETVIEKNSKLQEKLNAGRFV from the coding sequence ATGTTAAATCGGCCCAAAGTTGCGATAGTAATGGGAAGTGATTCCGATTTTCCCATTATTGAGAAATCTTTAAAAATTCTCGATGAATTTGGCATTGAAACAAAGGTAACGGTCACCTCGGCACATAGGACACCGGAAATTACGGCGCAGTTTGCAAAAGAGGCGGAAGAAAAAGGCTTTGAGGTAATTATTGCAGCTGCCGGAAAGGCAGCTCATCTGCCCGGAGTTATTGCGGCGTATACAACTTTGCCGGTAATCGGCCTTCCAATTCAGTCTTCAGCACTTGACGGGCTTGATGCTCTTTTGTCGATTGTTCAGATGCCGGCTGGTGTTCCGGTAGCCACTGTGGCAATAAACGGAAGTGAAAATGCGGCACTTCTTGCTGTTCAAATCCTTAGTGTGAAATACCCTGAGCTGAGGGAAAAGATGAGACTATACAGGGAAAAGATGAAGGAAACGGTGATTGAGAAAAACAGCAAATTACAGGAAAAATTAAATGCCGGTAGGTTTGTGTAG
- the purN gene encoding phosphoribosylglycinamide formyltransferase, giving the protein MLRIGVMVSGGGTNLQAILDRIEDGTLKNCSVVTVVSSNSEALAIERAKRKNIPVAVISRKSFDNEEDYNQALIAHMKKYGVELVVLAGFLSRLGESFINEYKNAIINVHPSLIPAFCGKGYYGIIPHRKALEYGVKITGATVHFVEPEYDSGPIILQKAVEVLPDDTPETLQKRVMEQAEWIILPEAIRLFSEGKLEINGRKVIIRDTDSE; this is encoded by the coding sequence ATGCTGAGAATAGGTGTAATGGTTTCGGGCGGCGGTACCAACCTGCAGGCTATTTTGGACAGGATTGAAGACGGCACGCTTAAGAATTGCAGCGTGGTCACGGTTGTGTCGAGCAACAGCGAAGCTTTAGCGATTGAACGGGCTAAAAGGAAAAATATCCCGGTTGCCGTTATATCCCGAAAGAGTTTTGACAATGAAGAGGATTATAACCAGGCGCTTATTGCCCATATGAAGAAGTATGGTGTGGAACTGGTGGTTCTGGCCGGATTTTTAAGCCGGCTCGGAGAAAGCTTTATCAATGAATACAAGAATGCGATTATTAATGTTCACCCGTCACTTATTCCCGCATTCTGCGGAAAAGGCTACTACGGTATTATACCGCACCGGAAGGCTCTGGAATACGGGGTTAAGATAACGGGCGCTACAGTGCACTTTGTCGAGCCTGAATATGATTCAGGGCCGATTATTTTACAAAAGGCGGTGGAAGTGTTACCCGATGATACGCCGGAAACATTGCAAAAACGGGTAATGGAACAGGCTGAATGGATAATCCTTCCTGAAGCTATTCGCCTGTTCTCGGAAGGAAAGCTGGAAATTAATGGAAGAAAGGTAATCATCAGGGATACCGATTCAGAGTAA
- a CDS encoding chemotaxis protein CheX, which yields MKVEYINPFIEASQQVFQMVIGVKPSLKKVYLKKSPYNSDSVAVIVGLTGTIRGQVIISLSVETAKIIASTMMGGMPIEVFDDMARSAIAELGNMIIGNTATILSTRGINVEITPPSLLMGDNIVVSQTKMNTICVPLDLGDSRSVDIDVSIEE from the coding sequence ATGAAAGTGGAATATATAAATCCTTTTATTGAGGCAAGCCAGCAGGTTTTTCAAATGGTTATCGGTGTAAAGCCGAGTTTGAAAAAGGTATATTTAAAAAAATCGCCTTATAACAGTGATTCTGTGGCGGTCATTGTTGGTTTGACCGGAACAATACGGGGGCAGGTTATAATTTCCTTAAGCGTTGAGACGGCGAAAATTATAGCGTCCACAATGATGGGCGGTATGCCGATTGAGGTTTTCGACGATATGGCAAGAAGCGCTATAGCAGAACTGGGAAATATGATAATTGGGAATACTGCTACCATATTGTCGACCAGAGGGATTAATGTCGAAATAACTCCTCCTTCGTTGCTGATGGGGGACAATATAGTTGTTTCGCAGACAAAAATGAACACCATATGTGTGCCTCTGGATTTGGGCGACAGCAGAAGTGTGGATATTGATGTATCCATTGAGGAATAA
- a CDS encoding 6-phosphofructokinase: protein MVKRIGLMTSGGDCPGLNTAIRAVVKSAINNYGYEVIGFRDGYRGLVENRFVKMKLSDVSGILDKGGTILGTTNRYNPFAVTVDKDGEKTVKDMSDRIVDTLKMHDIDCLVVIGGDATINYANRLIEEKGINVVAIPKTIENDIYGTDMSFGFMTAVNTATYAIDKLHSTAESHHRVMILEVMGRFAGWVALEAGIAGGADVILIPEIPYDINKVARAIFERRNKGKSFSIIVMSAGAKPEGGITEPVNNGNGNGNYTMPYEGTSAFLARELEKLTSLECRITVLGYLQRGGEPSPYDRILATRFGASAVNIINKGEFNRMVCVDHEQINSIPIKEIAGKVRKVPVNSELIQIARYMGVSFGD from the coding sequence ATGGTAAAACGAATAGGGCTCATGACAAGCGGTGGAGATTGCCCTGGTCTGAATACCGCTATAAGAGCTGTCGTAAAGTCGGCAATAAATAATTACGGATATGAAGTTATTGGTTTCAGGGATGGTTATCGCGGGCTTGTAGAAAACAGGTTTGTGAAAATGAAACTGTCTGATGTATCGGGAATACTGGATAAAGGAGGAACAATTCTCGGTACCACTAACAGATATAATCCCTTTGCAGTTACCGTTGACAAGGACGGGGAAAAGACTGTAAAGGACATGAGCGACAGAATAGTCGATACACTTAAGATGCACGATATTGACTGCCTTGTTGTTATCGGCGGCGACGCAACGATAAATTATGCAAACAGGCTTATTGAGGAAAAAGGGATTAATGTTGTGGCAATTCCGAAAACCATTGAAAATGACATATATGGGACCGATATGTCGTTTGGTTTTATGACTGCTGTCAATACAGCTACATATGCAATTGACAAATTGCATTCCACTGCCGAATCCCATCACAGAGTTATGATACTTGAAGTTATGGGAAGATTTGCCGGATGGGTTGCCCTTGAGGCAGGAATTGCCGGCGGTGCTGATGTTATACTAATACCCGAAATTCCATATGATATTAACAAAGTGGCAAGGGCTATTTTTGAGCGCAGAAACAAGGGTAAGAGCTTCAGCATAATTGTAATGTCTGCAGGCGCAAAACCCGAGGGCGGCATAACCGAACCCGTAAATAACGGAAATGGAAACGGGAACTATACGATGCCATATGAAGGTACCAGCGCTTTTTTGGCCAGAGAACTGGAAAAACTGACGTCCCTGGAATGTCGTATTACCGTTTTGGGTTATCTGCAGCGCGGCGGTGAACCGTCACCCTATGACAGAATTCTTGCCACAAGGTTTGGGGCATCAGCGGTTAACATTATCAATAAAGGCGAATTTAACAGGATGGTATGCGTTGATCACGAACAGATTAATTCCATTCCCATAAAAGAGATTGCAGGGAAGGTAAGAAAAGTACCTGTTAACAGCGAATTAATTCAGATTGCCAGATATATGGGCGTTTCTTTTGGTGATTAA
- a CDS encoding DUF2156 domain-containing protein has product MEWKEIEITDIDVFNKAFGNIRSQASEMSFANMFMWRKSYNSQFSIINNMLCMVANPRKYRPFAFCPIPLEDFNPEAFEDTVYKLKEYFDSRGWKLFFARVEERMVDNFKNCLKVDLEIKRMDAVSDYVYDTESLITLSGKKLSAKRNHINRFFREYGDFEYVELSKEYFSECERIFDEWCKDNDACVCEVPEECEKWACSQLFEYWDRIPGLKGALIKVNGRFEAFTIGEMLNDDTAVIHIEKGNADIHGIYALINREFVARTFPHTKYINREEDMGIEGLRKAKQSYHPSKMIWKYNIYPDFK; this is encoded by the coding sequence ATGGAATGGAAAGAAATAGAAATTACTGACATTGATGTTTTTAACAAGGCGTTTGGAAACATCAGGTCGCAGGCTTCGGAAATGTCCTTCGCCAACATGTTCATGTGGCGTAAAAGCTACAATAGTCAGTTCAGTATCATAAACAATATGCTCTGCATGGTTGCCAATCCGAGAAAGTACAGACCTTTTGCCTTTTGCCCGATACCTTTGGAGGATTTCAATCCCGAAGCCTTTGAAGATACCGTTTACAAACTGAAAGAGTATTTTGATTCCCGAGGATGGAAATTATTCTTTGCCCGTGTGGAAGAACGAATGGTTGACAATTTTAAAAATTGCCTGAAGGTGGATCTTGAAATAAAGAGGATGGATGCGGTTTCTGACTATGTTTACGATACCGAAAGCCTGATTACTCTTTCAGGGAAAAAATTAAGCGCGAAAAGGAACCATATAAACAGATTTTTCCGTGAATACGGCGATTTTGAATATGTGGAATTGAGCAAGGAATATTTTTCAGAATGCGAAAGGATTTTTGACGAATGGTGCAAAGATAATGACGCCTGTGTATGCGAGGTTCCTGAAGAATGTGAAAAATGGGCGTGTTCCCAGTTGTTTGAATACTGGGACAGAATACCCGGGCTGAAAGGCGCACTTATAAAGGTAAACGGAAGGTTTGAGGCTTTTACGATAGGTGAGATGCTGAACGACGATACTGCGGTAATCCATATCGAGAAGGGAAATGCAGACATTCATGGTATTTATGCGTTAATAAACAGGGAGTTTGTTGCAAGGACTTTTCCGCATACAAAATATATCAACCGCGAAGAGGACATGGGTATTGAGGGGTTGAGGAAGGCAAAACAGTCTTATCATCCGTCAAAAATGATTTGGAAGTATAATATTTATCCTGATTTTAAGTAG
- the trmL gene encoding tRNA (uridine(34)/cytosine(34)/5-carboxymethylaminomethyluridine(34)-2'-O)-methyltransferase TrmL has product MQLNIVLVEPEIPQNTGNIARTCAAVGAVLHLVEPLGFSVSDKYLKRAGLDYWDKVDIRYYKNFESLKSQYPDFPFYYVSTKGSIVYSDVSYPDECFFVFGKETKGLPESLLIENYNLCIRIPMRPTIRSLNLSNSVAIVTYEFLRQKNFCNLQLKGHIPTKSD; this is encoded by the coding sequence ATGCAACTGAATATAGTACTTGTTGAACCTGAAATTCCCCAGAATACAGGAAACATTGCCCGTACCTGTGCTGCGGTAGGGGCTGTGCTTCATCTTGTAGAACCTCTGGGTTTTTCTGTTTCGGACAAATATCTGAAAAGAGCAGGTCTTGATTATTGGGACAAAGTGGATATACGCTACTACAAGAATTTTGAATCGTTGAAATCGCAGTATCCCGATTTTCCCTTTTATTACGTGTCGACGAAAGGAAGTATAGTTTATTCGGATGTGTCGTATCCTGATGAGTGTTTCTTTGTATTCGGAAAAGAAACCAAAGGATTGCCTGAAAGCCTTTTAATCGAGAATTATAATTTATGCATACGCATTCCGATGCGTCCGACGATACGTTCGTTGAATTTGTCAAATTCTGTCGCTATAGTGACATATGAATTCTTACGCCAGAAGAATTTTTGTAATCTGCAACTGAAAGGACATATTCCGACAAAAAGTGATTAG
- the purM gene encoding phosphoribosylformylglycinamidine cyclo-ligase: MADYKDAGVDIHAGYRAVELMKKHIARTMRPEVLTDIGGFGGLFSLENINIKKPVLVSGTDGVGTKLKLAFALDRHDTVGIDCVAMCVNDVICSGARPLFFLDYIATGKLDPFKVETIVKGISDGCVAAGCALIGGETAEMPGFYPENEYDLAGFCVGIADKDEIIDGSTVKSGDKLIGIASSGVHSNGFSLVRKIFSEDRHELEKYFSELNSTLGDALLTPTKIYVKTVLSLVEKYRIKGIAHITGGGFIENIPRMIPGGLKAVIHKGTWPVLPVFKLISEMGNIGETDMFNTFNMGIGMVLAVDNDQAGEIISFIGELGEKAYLIGEITEGEGRIEIC, encoded by the coding sequence ATGGCTGATTACAAAGACGCCGGTGTTGACATACATGCCGGGTACAGGGCTGTTGAGCTGATGAAAAAGCATATAGCCAGAACAATGCGCCCGGAGGTATTGACCGATATAGGAGGTTTTGGTGGGCTATTTTCCCTTGAGAACATTAATATCAAAAAACCTGTACTTGTTTCAGGAACCGATGGCGTGGGTACCAAACTGAAACTTGCGTTTGCGCTGGACAGACACGATACTGTAGGCATTGACTGTGTGGCGATGTGTGTAAACGATGTAATCTGCAGTGGTGCCCGGCCATTATTTTTTTTGGACTATATTGCGACGGGAAAGCTTGATCCGTTTAAAGTTGAGACCATTGTAAAAGGAATATCCGACGGCTGCGTGGCGGCGGGCTGTGCGTTAATCGGCGGTGAGACCGCCGAAATGCCGGGTTTTTATCCCGAAAATGAATATGATCTTGCCGGTTTCTGCGTGGGGATAGCGGATAAGGATGAGATTATTGACGGAAGCACGGTAAAAAGCGGCGATAAACTGATCGGAATAGCGTCGTCGGGCGTTCACAGTAATGGTTTTTCCCTTGTCAGGAAAATATTTTCCGAGGACAGGCATGAGCTGGAAAAATATTTTTCCGAATTAAACTCAACTCTGGGAGATGCACTTCTTACTCCGACAAAGATTTATGTCAAAACCGTCTTAAGTCTTGTTGAAAAATATAGAATTAAAGGAATAGCCCATATTACAGGCGGAGGTTTTATTGAAAACATACCGAGAATGATTCCCGGCGGCCTTAAAGCCGTAATTCATAAAGGCACATGGCCTGTACTGCCTGTATTTAAACTCATTTCAGAAATGGGAAATATTGGAGAAACAGACATGTTCAATACGTTTAACATGGGAATTGGAATGGTTCTGGCGGTTGATAATGATCAGGCCGGGGAGATTATAAGCTTTATTGGTGAACTTGGGGAAAAGGCGTATTTAATCGGAGAAATAACTGAAGGCGAAGGTAGAATAGAGATATGCTGA